The segment CGGCCGACTCGGGCCTGCGCCACGCGGCCGCGCTCGGCGTCATAGCGGAGCTCGTCGTCGGCGACTTCGACTCGGTGAGCGCCGACGTCCTCTCGCGCTACCCCGGCCTGCCCCAGGAGCGGCACCCCGCGGACAAGGACTCTCTCGACCTCGAGCTGGCCCTGAGCCACGCCCGCACGCGCGGCGCCGCGGAGGTCGCGGTCATCGGCGGGCTGGGCGGCAGGCTCGACCAGACCCTGGCGGCGGTCCTCATCGCCGCCAGGGCTCAGCAAGGGGGACTCGAGGTCATCCTCTACGACGAGGCGAGCACCGTCCGCTTCGTCGCCGGCGGCGGCGCGCTCGAGCTCACCCTGCCCGAGGGCACGCGCTTCAGCGTCCTCAGCCTCTCGCCGGCCTCGACCGTCAGCCTCACGGGCGCGCGCTTTCCGCTCGAGGACTACGCGCTCGAGTTCGGCCTGGGCCTCGGCGTCTCCAACGAGAGCGCCGCCGAGACGCTCAGCATTCGCGTCTCGGCGGGCTTGATCGCCGTGATCGTGCTCTCTTGACGGCTACTTGAAGATGCCCAGCGCGCGCAGCAGGGCGATGAGAATGACCGCGCCCAGGATGCCCCAGAACAGGCCCAC is part of the Deinococcota bacterium genome and harbors:
- a CDS encoding thiamine diphosphokinase; translated protein: MKALVLAGGEVRVDERLRRLAQEADWVVAADSGLRHAAALGVIAELVVGDFDSVSADVLSRYPGLPQERHPADKDSLDLELALSHARTRGAAEVAVIGGLGGRLDQTLAAVLIAARAQQGGLEVILYDEASTVRFVAGGGALELTLPEGTRFSVLSLSPASTVSLTGARFPLEDYALEFGLGLGVSNESAAETLSIRVSAGLIAVIVLS